The genomic region TGCACCGCCCGTATGCCAGGGTGGCAGTGCGCAGCAAGGTGCAGAAGGAGGGTAGAATCTAGGCCGCCACTGAGGGCAACCCAGAGCCGCCGGTATCCAGAAACGGCTTTTACCGGCGCACTCAAAGTCTCCGAAAAGGCGTACCCAGGTACGGGCTTAGCGCCCGGTATCATAGCGGGTTAGCCGCTCATACCGCCGGGATACCAGCTCATCCAGAGGCAGCCGACTAAGTTCGGCCATACCGTTTGCTAAGGTTTCACGCAGGGCTTCAGCCGTTTTTTCGGGGTTGCGATGGGCGCCACCAAGAGGCTCAGAGATAACGTTGTCCGCCAGCCCAAGATCCTTCAGGCGATCTGCAGTCACACCCATAGCCTCTGCTGCCAGTGAAGCATATTCGGCGCTTTTCCAGAGAATGGACGCGCACCCTTCGGGCGATATAACTGCATAGGTGGAGTACTGCAGCATGTTTAGCTGATCGCACACGCCAATGGCCAGTGCACCGCCAGAACCGCCCTCACCGATCACAGTAGAAATGATGGGCGTTTTGAGCCGGGACATCACCGCCAGGTTGAACGCGATCGCCTCACTCTGGCCTCGCTCTTCAGCACCTATGCCGGGATAAGCGCCCGGGGTGTCTATAAATGTGAGAATGGGCATTCTGAAGCGCTCTGCCATCTCCATCAGGCGCAAGGCTTTGCGGTACCCTTCGGGGCGTGGCATGCCAAAGTTGCGCTTAACCTTATCCCGCACTTCGCGGCCTTTTTGATGGCCGACAATCATTACAGGTTTATCGTTCAGCCGCGCGGTACCGCCCACGATGGCTTGATCGTCTGCGTACCGACGGTCGCCGTGGAGCTCATCGAAATCTTCGAAGATCATTTCGATATAGTCTTTGGTATAGGGGCGACGCGGGTGCCGAGCAAGGCGAGCAACGTCCCAAGGATGCAGATCCGAGAAAATGCTCTCGGTCAGGCTGACGCTTTTCTTCTTCAGCCGGGTAATTTCATCAGAAATATTAATATCAGTGTCGTTGCCTACCATACGAAGCTCTTCAATCTTAGCTTCAAGGTCGGCAATCGGCTGTTCGAAATCCAAATAATTAGGGTTCATGATGTTCCATCATTTTATCGCCAAGCGGGACAGCGCTCCGCCAATACAGAATTTGGTACAAAGATAGCAGCGCGCGGGTCATGGCTAAAGCGGACATTGGTATGAGCCCGCAATCTGACAAATATTTAATTTCCCGCGCAATTCTTTGCCTTAGTCACTTAATCATAGACCAGTTCCACGCACTGGTCGCCCACCAGATGCTTCAGCTCCATCAACAAATTGTCGTCTGGCTGCACTCGCCAAGCCTCTCCCAGTTCAATCCGGGTGCTGGCCTCTGGGCTACTATATTCAATCCAGACCGGGCTGCCATCACAGCGAAACGGCCTCAGCGTGCTATCAATTTTGTCCAGCAGGCCATTTTGCAGTTGGTCAGCGTGGAGGTTTAATTTCAATCCTCGGCTGAACTGCTTGCGCGCGCTGGGCACGTTCATTACGGAATTCACACGCATTTTCATCTGGCCAGAGTAATCATCGTGGCTTACCTGACCTTCAACCACAATCACCTCATCCGATTGCAGCAGCTCCCGGTTCTCAAAAAAGGCTTCCGAAAACAACGTAGCCTCAATTCGCGCACTCCGGTCATCCAGCGTAATGAAGCACATGGTAGAACCTGTGCGGGTTTTCATAGTTCGCTGCGCAATTACCAACCCAGCAACCCGCTGAGGTGATTTATTGGGCTTGAGATCGGCAATGGATGAGCGCACAAAACGCCGGACTTCCCGCTCGTATTCGTCGAACGGGTGCCCTGTAAGGTATAGACCAAGGGTATCTTTTTCACCTTTCAGTCGCTGCTTTTCAGGCCATTCCCGTATATCGGCTACATCTGCATACGGATCGCCACCATCACCGGCTTCCAGCATTTCCCCGAACATATCCACCATGCCCACGGATTCGTTGCGGGATTGCTGACCCGCCTGCTGTACCGCTTTCGGCACACTGGCCATAAGCTGGGCGCGGCTGGCTCCGAGTTTATCCATGGCACCGGAGCGGATGATAGCTTCCATGGCACGCTTGTTGATTTTTTTAAGATCTACCTTGCGGCAGAAATCGAAAATATCCTGATAAGGCTCGCCATCGGCCCTGCCCTCCACAATGGCCTGAATAGGCCCCTCGCCCAATCCTTTGATGGCGCCAAGGCCGTAAACAACCTGGCCTTCATCGTTAACGGTAAAGGCATATTCTGAGCTGCTGACATCTGGCAACACCAGATCCAGTTTAAGGTTGCGGCACTCCTCTACCAGTATCACGACTTTGTCGGTGTTCTGCATATCCGCAGTCAGTACCGCGGCCATGAATTCGGCGGTGTAGTGCGCCTTCAGCCACAGCGTCTGGTAAGACACCAACGCGTAAGCAGCTGAGTGAGATTTGTTGAAGCCGTAGCCGGCAAACTTCTCAACCAGATCAAATATGTTTTCCGCGAGGGTTTTGTTGATGCCATTATTTTCGCAGCCATCCAGGAAAAACTGCTTTTGCTTGGCCATTTCTTCGGGTTTTTTCTTGCCCATGGCGCGGCGTAGCATATCCGCATTACCCAGAGTGTAGCCCGCCATTACCTGAGCAATCTGCATCACCTGCTCTTGGTAAAGGATAACCCCGTAGGTGGGCCCCAGAACCGGCTTCAGGCCGTCGTATTGAAAATCTGGGTGCGGGAACGACACCGGTTGCTTGCCGTGCTTACGGTCGATAAAGTCGTCAACCATGCCCGATTGCAGCGGCCCGGGGCGGAACAGCGCCACCAGTGCAATCATATCCTCTAGGGAATCTGGCTGCAGCCGGCGGATCAAGTCCTTCATGCCGCGGGATTCCAACTGGAATACGGCAGTGGTCTCAGCCTTTTTCAGCATGTCGAATGAGCGGGCATCTACGAGCGGTATTTCGCTGATATCCAGCGGCGGTAAGTCGCGCTTCACCCGCCGTGGATTGATCATCTTCAGCGTCCAATCGATGATGGTGAGCGTTCGCAAACCAAGAAAGTCGAACTTCACCAGCCCAGCTTCTTCTACATCGTTTTTGTCGAACTGGGTGACGAGGCTGCCGCCGTCGGCATCGCAATAAAGCGGGGAAAAATCAGTTATCTTGGTAGGTGCGATAACCACGCCGCCGGCGTGTTTACCCGCGTTCCGGCACACGCCTTCAAGCTTAAGTGCCATTTCCCAGATTTCTTGGGCCTCTTCATCTTGCTCCAGAAACTCTTTGAGCGCGGACTCCTGTTCAACGGCAACATTCAGCGTCATGCCCACTTCAAAGGGAATCATTTTGGACAGTTTATCGGCGAGGCCGTAAGACTTACCCTGAACGCGGGCAACATCCCGCACTACCGCCTTCGCGGCCATGGTTCCAAAAGTGATGATCTGGGAAACCGCTTCCCGGCCATATTTTTCAGCCACGTACGCAATAACGCGATCCCGCCCTTCCATGCAGAAATCGACGTCGAAGTCGGGCATAGATACCCGCTCGGGATTAAGGAAGCGCTCGAACAGCAGGTCGTATTCCAGCGGATCCAGATCGGTGATGAGCTGAGCATAAGCCACCAGCGAGCCGGCACCGGAACCACGGCCAGGCCCCACCGGCACACCGTTGTTCTTGGCCCACTTGATGAAGTCCATCACGATCAGGAAGTAGCCGGGAAACCCCATCTGGATAATGATATCCAGCTCGAAATTTAGGCGTTTGTAATAAGCTTCCCGCTTACTGTCATATTCGGGATCGTCCTTGCTGAGTGTTTTCGCCAGCCGGTCTTCCAGCCCTTCTTCCGAGACCTTCCGGAAGTAGTCGTCCATGGTTAGACCGTCTGGGATCGGGTAATTAGGCAGGAAGTACTCACCCAGCCGCACAGTCACCGAGCAGCGCCGGGCTATTTCTACAGTATTCTGAATGGCTTCAGGAATATCACTGAACAGCTCAACCATTTCTTCTGAACTGCGAAGGTATTGCTGGTCGCTAAATCGGCGGTCACGGCGAGGATCGTCCAGAGCCCGGCTTTCACCGATGCAGACCCGAGCTTCATGGGCCTCGAAGTCCTCAGCCTTAAGAAAGTGAACATCGTTTGTGGCAACAACCGGCAGCGCGAGACTCTGCGCCAGTTCAACACTCATATGCAGGCAGTCTTCATCCCCAGCCCGCCCGGTGCGCTGCAACTCCAGATAATAAGATTCTGGGTACAGGTTCATCCAATACTTGGCCCGAGTTTTTGCCAGTTCAGGCTTGCCCGCCAGCAATGCTTTACACACATCACCCATTTTGGCCCCAGACATAGCAATCAGGCCGCCCGCCCTACTCTCCAACCACTTACGCTGGATAATCGGCTTGCCGTAGCGCTGTCCTTCGGTATATCCGAGGGAAATAATTTCTGTGAGGTTGAGATAACCATCGTTATCCCGGGCCAGCAATGTCAGTCGGAACGGGTTTTCCGGTTCATCAGGATTCTCCAGCCAGAGATCTGCGCCAATAACAGGCTTTACGCCGGCACCGGTGGTCGCCTTGTAAAACCGCACCAACGAGCACATGTTGGACTGTTCTGTAATCCCCACAGCCGGCATGCCCAACTCGACTACCCGCTTAACCAGTGGCTTTACACGAACTAAACCATCCACCAGGGAGTGTTCAGAGTGCACGCGAAGGTGTACAAAAGTCTGCGACATAACGTCAGGTTATTCCTGCATGTATATTCATTAGAGTGCGTAAAGCGTCTCTGAAAAAGAGCACCTGAAAGAGCCTTCAGCATTCAGCCGCCAATCAATGCCCGTATATCTTCTTCTGTCTGAGGTCCAAAACGGGCCTCCAGAAGATCCCCATCGGGGTTCACAACAAAGGTAGCCGGCAACGCAATCGGGAGCTCCCATTTAAATTCCGGGCCCGGATCCTGCACAAGCATGGTGTATTCAATGCCCATGCGCTTGCCGAGATCCACCAAAGCTTCACCCTTCACATCGTCAAAATTCACACCAAGAACGGTAATGTCCGGCGCCTTATCCAGTTCGTTCAGCTCTGGGATCTCTTCCAAGCAGGGCTTGCACCATTCAGCCCAGTAGTTAACCAGCACCCATTGGCCGCGAAGGTCATTCCACGCCAGCTTCGGGCCTTCAGCCCGCTCCAGCTCAACTTTTTGACACCCAACAAGCAAAGCCATTAGAAACAGCACACCTGCAACGGCTGCGCTCCGGGGTAACCGGTAAATGACAGGGTTCTGCACGGGAAAACCTCCTGTTAGACTGCTCGCCACAGTTAATTGCAGCTCCATTTTAACAAACAGGCACGAACATGACAGAACCTATCCGGATTTTCCACAACCCCTGCTGTTCAAAATTCCGCCAGGCTCTTGAACTGCTCACAGAACAGGGTATCGAACCAGAGATAATACGCTACCTGGAAACACCACCAACACAGTAGGAACTTTAATTGTACGACCGCCAACTGAAGGAAGCCAAAATGCCCGAGCATCGGCCCTATGTTCTGATTTTATATTACAGCCGCAACGGCCAGACCGCAGAACTGGCAAATCAAATCGCCCGGGGTGTCGCAAGGGTGGCCGGCATTGAAGCAAAACTGCGCTCCGTTCCTACGGTATCTCCAGATACAGAAGCCTCGCTACCACAGGTCCCCGATACGGGTGCGCCCTACGCCAGCAAGTCCGACCTGGCCAACTGCGCCGGCTTGGCCATTGGCAGCCCAACCCGGTTTGGCAATATGGCAGCACCTCTTAAGCACTTTCTGGACACCACCGGTGATCTTTGGTTGAGCGGCGCACTGGTCGGTAAACCGGCAGGCGCGTTTACCTCAACGGGGAGCCTGCACGGAGGCCAGGAGACTACACTGCTGACCATGATGGTGCCGCTGCTTCATCACGGCATGGTATTGTGCGGTTTGCCATACACAGACCAAAACCTGAGTGAGACGACGACCGGGGGCACGCCTTACGGCCCCTCACACTGGGCGGGAACCGCTGAGCAGCAGCCGTTGAGCAAACATGAAAAAGCCCTTTGCCAGTCCTTTGGAGAGCGCCTAGCAAAGCTGGCGCTTAAATTGGCAGACTGACACAAATACCACGGCGCAACGTAAAACCTCCTACTTATTTTGGAACCTGACCATGCTTCACAACCCCAAAGCCCGACACACCGCCCGGGCAACCCAGTTTCTCTATCTAGCAGTACTGGTAACCCTGGTAATCACAACCTTTTACCCTGCACCGGTTGAAGGGGTTTCCATCGTGTTGATGCTATCGGTCAAGCTCATCCCCCTGCTGGCGCTTGTTATGCTTGTGTTCCGTGGCGACAATCGCGGTTATATCTGGCTGGCCTTCGTGGTGATCTTTTACTTCACTCAAGCGGTCGTTTCCGCCTGGCTGAGCGAGGGTGCACCCGGCCCAGTCATTCTCGTGACACTTACCTTCGCGTTGTTCACCATGGCGATGGTTCATCTAAAGGTGAACCGGCCGGTTACAGGCTGACATGCTCCAATACCGGAAAGTGAGATTCTATGCCCAATCCCACTAACACAAAGCATTCATCGCGACCGCCTGCGCCGCCACGGAGCACACTGACTCTGCGGGACATTTGTACGGCATTGGTCAGTGATGGCGAAATCAACCA from Marinobacter sp. LV10R510-11A harbors:
- the accA gene encoding acetyl-CoA carboxylase carboxyl transferase subunit alpha, producing the protein MNPNYLDFEQPIADLEAKIEELRMVGNDTDINISDEITRLKKKSVSLTESIFSDLHPWDVARLARHPRRPYTKDYIEMIFEDFDELHGDRRYADDQAIVGGTARLNDKPVMIVGHQKGREVRDKVKRNFGMPRPEGYRKALRLMEMAERFRMPILTFIDTPGAYPGIGAEERGQSEAIAFNLAVMSRLKTPIISTVIGEGGSGGALAIGVCDQLNMLQYSTYAVISPEGCASILWKSAEYASLAAEAMGVTADRLKDLGLADNVISEPLGGAHRNPEKTAEALRETLANGMAELSRLPLDELVSRRYERLTRYDTGR
- the dnaE gene encoding DNA polymerase III subunit alpha, giving the protein MSQTFVHLRVHSEHSLVDGLVRVKPLVKRVVELGMPAVGITEQSNMCSLVRFYKATTGAGVKPVIGADLWLENPDEPENPFRLTLLARDNDGYLNLTEIISLGYTEGQRYGKPIIQRKWLESRAGGLIAMSGAKMGDVCKALLAGKPELAKTRAKYWMNLYPESYYLELQRTGRAGDEDCLHMSVELAQSLALPVVATNDVHFLKAEDFEAHEARVCIGESRALDDPRRDRRFSDQQYLRSSEEMVELFSDIPEAIQNTVEIARRCSVTVRLGEYFLPNYPIPDGLTMDDYFRKVSEEGLEDRLAKTLSKDDPEYDSKREAYYKRLNFELDIIIQMGFPGYFLIVMDFIKWAKNNGVPVGPGRGSGAGSLVAYAQLITDLDPLEYDLLFERFLNPERVSMPDFDVDFCMEGRDRVIAYVAEKYGREAVSQIITFGTMAAKAVVRDVARVQGKSYGLADKLSKMIPFEVGMTLNVAVEQESALKEFLEQDEEAQEIWEMALKLEGVCRNAGKHAGGVVIAPTKITDFSPLYCDADGGSLVTQFDKNDVEEAGLVKFDFLGLRTLTIIDWTLKMINPRRVKRDLPPLDISEIPLVDARSFDMLKKAETTAVFQLESRGMKDLIRRLQPDSLEDMIALVALFRPGPLQSGMVDDFIDRKHGKQPVSFPHPDFQYDGLKPVLGPTYGVILYQEQVMQIAQVMAGYTLGNADMLRRAMGKKKPEEMAKQKQFFLDGCENNGINKTLAENIFDLVEKFAGYGFNKSHSAAYALVSYQTLWLKAHYTAEFMAAVLTADMQNTDKVVILVEECRNLKLDLVLPDVSSSEYAFTVNDEGQVVYGLGAIKGLGEGPIQAIVEGRADGEPYQDIFDFCRKVDLKKINKRAMEAIIRSGAMDKLGASRAQLMASVPKAVQQAGQQSRNESVGMVDMFGEMLEAGDGGDPYADVADIREWPEKQRLKGEKDTLGLYLTGHPFDEYEREVRRFVRSSIADLKPNKSPQRVAGLVIAQRTMKTRTGSTMCFITLDDRSARIEATLFSEAFFENRELLQSDEVIVVEGQVSHDDYSGQMKMRVNSVMNVPSARKQFSRGLKLNLHADQLQNGLLDKIDSTLRPFRCDGSPVWIEYSSPEASTRIELGEAWRVQPDDNLLMELKHLVGDQCVELVYD
- a CDS encoding TlpA family protein disulfide reductase, whose translation is MALLVGCQKVELERAEGPKLAWNDLRGQWVLVNYWAEWCKPCLEEIPELNELDKAPDITVLGVNFDDVKGEALVDLGKRMGIEYTMLVQDPGPEFKWELPIALPATFVVNPDGDLLEARFGPQTEEDIRALIGG
- the wrbA gene encoding NAD(P)H:quinone oxidoreductase → MPEHRPYVLILYYSRNGQTAELANQIARGVARVAGIEAKLRSVPTVSPDTEASLPQVPDTGAPYASKSDLANCAGLAIGSPTRFGNMAAPLKHFLDTTGDLWLSGALVGKPAGAFTSTGSLHGGQETTLLTMMVPLLHHGMVLCGLPYTDQNLSETTTGGTPYGPSHWAGTAEQQPLSKHEKALCQSFGERLAKLALKLAD
- a CDS encoding DUF2069 domain-containing protein translates to MLHNPKARHTARATQFLYLAVLVTLVITTFYPAPVEGVSIVLMLSVKLIPLLALVMLVFRGDNRGYIWLAFVVIFYFTQAVVSAWLSEGAPGPVILVTLTFALFTMAMVHLKVNRPVTG